The DNA sequence GGAATCGGATCAGCGCAACGAAGTTCATAACCAATATTTTTTGCTACGATGGTTATTTTGATTCCGTATTCTTTCAGTTTTTGTTGGACTTTTGATTTAAGGATTTCTCCAAAATTAATTTCCGCTATTCTGATGTTGTCGTGAGCATCGCGTTCTATATCAACCAACTGTTCGAGATCATCTATGTTTAATCTTTCAACAATGCCTTCAGCCAGAATCGCAACTCCATCTGATCTTCCATAGCTCATTCGCTTAATAATTGAGCCAACAAGTACGTCGACGACATGGTTTAAACCAATTTTTTCTCCGGGAAATTCTTCCGGGATGAGTGTTATAGTAGATCCTGTAGCTTTACCAATACCGAGAGCAAGGTGGCCAGCTTTTCTTCCCATTGTCACAATAAAATACCAGCGCGAAGTTGTTTGGGCATCCACCATAATGCTTTTTACAATTTCGACTCCAATATGTCGCGCAGTCTGAAAACCAAACGTTGGTATTCCATGCGGTAGGTCCAGGTCATTATCAATTGTCTTTGGAACATGTACAACCTTAATTCTTCCTGCAGCCATCTCATTAACTTTCAATGCACTAAATGCCGTATCATCACCGCCGATGGTAATAAGTTTATCAACATCAAGTCTTAGTAATGATGTTACAGCATTCTCAAGATGCTGCTTATTTTTTGTAGGATTTGCACGTGAAATTCCAATATAAGATCCTCCCCGAAAATGGATGCGGCTCACATTATGAATCGTGAGTTCTTTTACATGGTTCGTATCACCTTCCATTATCCACTGGAATCCATCTTTAATTCCAAGAACCTGAATTCCTTCGACTTCGGCTCTGATAGTTGCCGCACCGATCACGCTGTTAATCCCAGGTGCAGGTCCTCCACTTACGAGTATTGCTAATTTCTTTGGTGCAATTGACATTTATATGGTCTATCCTTTAATAAGTTGCTAAAAATATTTATCAGGCACTAATGCAAAATCTTAAGACGTGCAAATTTGAGCATAAGCTGACGAACATTATTTCCTTCGAATGTAACCGTTGCTTTCACCATATCACCGGCGCCTGTAACATCGATTACTTTTCCGAGACCAAATTTTTCATGCATCACTCTGCTGCCAATTCGTACGACTTTATTTTCCTGATCAAAATCTCCATAATCAACCGAGTTGAAGTATTCGTAGAAAATTTCTTTCTTGGTTTTTCTGTTTGCTTTTCTGCCAATTCCCCCATTAATTTCTTGAACAGTTGAAGGTTCGATTTCATCTATAAACCTTGACCTGCTTTGGTAAGCAACCTCGCCGAAACGATAACGACTTCTTGCATGAGAAAGGTATACTTTTTCCTGGGCTCTTGTTACAGCTACATAAAACAACCGACGCTCTTCTTCAACCGAAGAATCCTCACTGAATCTGTTTGCTAATGGAAAGATTTCTTCTTCTAAACCAGAAATGAAGACAATCGGGAATTCCAATCCCTTCGCACTGTGAACGGTAAGAAAAGTAACTGCATTCTTTGTTTCATCTTTCATATCTATATCAGAAATGAGAGAAACATCCTCGAGGAACTGATCAAGTTTTGCATCCTTATTTTCTTTCGAGTACTCAGAAATTGCAGCCATTAACTGATTAATATTTTCAAGTCGCGATTGTGACTCGGGTGTATTTTCGGACTTGAACATTCTTACCAATCCGAGTTCATCAATTAATGCAAGTGAAAGCTCTCCTACAGACAATGTATCTTTTAGTTTAATATATTTCTCGAGCAGTACTCTGAAACCCTTTACATTTTTCTGGATTCGCTCTTTTATATCTATAACTTCAAACACCCTGTTCATAGTTTGAAAAAGTGTGAGATCATGCTTTCTGGCAAAAGCGATCATTCTGGTAACGGTCGTGTTGCCGATACCACGCTGCGGGAAATTCATAATTCTGAGCAGGCTTTCTTCATCATTAGTATTTGCAATAACACGCAGATATGCAATAACATCCTTCACTTCTTTTCTTCTGTAAAATTCTACTCCACCAATGATTACATAAGGGATTTTCTCTTTGTAGAAAATATCTTCGAGTACTCTGCTTTGAGCATTAGTCCTGTACAAAATAGAAAAATCTTTATAGGAAAGTTTCTTTTTACTGATTTCTTTCTTAATAAACTTTGCAAGTTGAAATGCTTCATCTTTTTCATCAGCACAGCGGATTAAAGTAAGCGGCTCGCCATCACTGTTTTCAGTCCACAGAGTTTTTGTCACCTGGTTCTTGTTATTCTTAATGACAGAATCTGCAGCAGCAAGAATAGTTTTTGTAGAGCGGTAATTTTGTTCAAGCTTGAATAGCTTTTGGTTCTTGAAATCTTTTTTGAAGTCTTGCATATTGCCAAGATTTGCACCGCGCCAGCTGTATATGCTTTGTGCATCATCCCCAACAACTGATATTTTACAAGATCTGGATACAAGCAGTTTTAATAATTCATACTGAGATTTATTCGTATCCTGAAATTCGTCCACAAGAATGTAGTGAAATCTGCTTTTGTATTTATGTAATATTTTATCATTAGAATTAAATAGTTGAATTGGTTTTAGAAGAAGATCCTCAAAATCCATTGCATTGTTTGCAACAAGTCTTTTCTGATACTCTTCATATATCTCTGCAATTTTTTCATCTTTAAAAGTTTTGACAAATCTCTTTTGATATTCCGCTGGCATAATCATATGATTCTTGAGAAAACTGATTCTATGCCTAACAGAATTTACGGTGAGTCCTTCAATCTCAATGTTAAAATTTGTCATAATATTACTTACTAAAGAATAGGAATCTTCAGTATCATATATTGAAAAGTTTGGATTGTAATCCAGGTACTTTGCTTCAATTCTCAATATGCGCGCAAATATTGAATGAAATGTTCCCATCCAGATAGATTCGGCTTTTTTACCAACAAGCTCAACAATTCTGGATTTCATTTCGTTTGCCGATTTATTAGTAAATGTTAACGCGAGGATTGATTCAGGAGTGTAACCTTGCTTTAATAAATAAGCAACTTTGTAAGTGAGAACTTTTGTCTTTCCGGAACCAGCTCCTGCAACTATCATTTGCGATGGTCCGGTGAATTCAACTGCTTTTTGC is a window from the bacterium genome containing:
- a CDS encoding 6-phosphofructokinase, whose product is MSIAPKKLAILVSGGPAPGINSVIGAATIRAEVEGIQVLGIKDGFQWIMEGDTNHVKELTIHNVSRIHFRGGSYIGISRANPTKNKQHLENAVTSLLRLDVDKLITIGGDDTAFSALKVNEMAAGRIKVVHVPKTIDNDLDLPHGIPTFGFQTARHIGVEIVKSIMVDAQTTSRWYFIVTMGRKAGHLALGIGKATGSTITLIPEEFPGEKIGLNHVVDVLVGSIIKRMSYGRSDGVAILAEGIVERLNIDDLEQLVDIERDAHDNIRIAEINFGEILKSKVQQKLKEYGIKITIVAKNIGYELRCADPIPFDMEYTRDLGFSASQFILDGGSGAMISIQNGRFVPLYFNDILDPVTKRTRVRMVDPSSESFYIARKYMLRLNKTDFDDPHELAKLAATAHLSIDEFKQRFYYLIENDLMYKHLENGNISFYTSDSNVAHRILSNPRENGDDID
- a CDS encoding UvrD-helicase domain-containing protein, translating into MIDLKKLNPDQQKAVEFTGPSQMIVAGAGSGKTKVLTYKVAYLLKQGYTPESILALTFTNKSANEMKSRIVELVGKKAESIWMGTFHSIFARILRIEAKYLDYNPNFSIYDTEDSYSLVSNIMTNFNIEIEGLTVNSVRHRISFLKNHMIMPAEYQKRFVKTFKDEKIAEIYEEYQKRLVANNAMDFEDLLLKPIQLFNSNDKILHKYKSRFHYILVDEFQDTNKSQYELLKLLVSRSCKISVVGDDAQSIYSWRGANLGNMQDFKKDFKNQKLFKLEQNYRSTKTILAAADSVIKNNKNQVTKTLWTENSDGEPLTLIRCADEKDEAFQLAKFIKKEISKKKLSYKDFSILYRTNAQSRVLEDIFYKEKIPYVIIGGVEFYRRKEVKDVIAYLRVIANTNDEESLLRIMNFPQRGIGNTTVTRMIAFARKHDLTLFQTMNRVFEVIDIKERIQKNVKGFRVLLEKYIKLKDTLSVGELSLALIDELGLVRMFKSENTPESQSRLENINQLMAAISEYSKENKDAKLDQFLEDVSLISDIDMKDETKNAVTFLTVHSAKGLEFPIVFISGLEEEIFPLANRFSEDSSVEEERRLFYVAVTRAQEKVYLSHARSRYRFGEVAYQSRSRFIDEIEPSTVQEINGGIGRKANRKTKKEIFYEYFNSVDYGDFDQENKVVRIGSRVMHEKFGLGKVIDVTGAGDMVKATVTFEGNNVRQLMLKFARLKILH